Below is a genomic region from Prunus persica cultivar Lovell chromosome G3, Prunus_persica_NCBIv2, whole genome shotgun sequence.
GCACCTCTATGTAATCAAGCTGAAAAACTACCAGCTCCTATATCTAAATCTAAGTTCCAATCTAAAGGTTTGTATCTTTCCTCCCttcattgaaataaaattacatgtaGGTTTCTTCACTTGGGTTTGTTAAGTTTGTAGGTTTACTTAAGTTTGGGCTTGTAAGTGGTCTATTATTCCCATATTATGCATTGCATTTGGGCTTCAAAGCCACTTCGTCTTCTTTTTTGTCCCGCAAATCACTGATAAAAAACAATCAGTTGAGGGGGGTTACCACAGTGGTTGTgtccctcctcttcctccctGCTTGGCACTCAAGATCGAAACCTCAGAGTTTCTTTCCTCCAAAtgtaaccaaacaaaaaacaaaaaacaaaccaccAAATCTTAACTACTCAGAAACCACAACTAAATCTCAACTTaatgataattttaattaatgtcTATAATTTGAGAACTTGATAAAGATGTTTGGCACaggaattcaaaattttggttCATATTCCTGCTTTGAATAAACTGCTACTACCTGTTGTTAATACATGATTGATGTGTTAATACATGCTTGAACTATTTGATACagatgtgaaaaaaataaagatatgaGGGATCAAAATACATGCTTGAACAGTGTTTTTGAAGGATCTAAATACAGATGTGAAGAAACCAACACAAAATCAAACTATATCAGCCATTCAAATCCGTCTTTAGCTTCAATGTCTCAACTGAGAGAGCTTTTGGTCAATTTTCAATTGGAGAAGAGCTCAAATGTATACATTGcattgtacttttttttaatcaagtgAAATTGTCATAATGTAGACGCAAAAGGGTCAATACATCATCAAGAAAATATCCAACCAAAGCCACAAAGGTTAAGACAGATTTGCTGCATAAAAAACCAACAGACTTGGTTAAACCAAACATCATCGACAGAAAGAAAGCCAACATGCTTAGCTAAGATACCTTTGCTGTATAAAGCCAGCAGACTTGTTAAACCAAGCACCATCAACACATTTGCTGCATAAAGCCTAAAATTAGTGAGATTACAATAGAAAATGACCAAGCTGTACTCACAAAAACTATAACTTTCcccaaataaaattaataaagaaTTGTCTAGTACATAACCATGAGTGAAGTAAACGATGTAATACTAAAAAATGATCTTGGCATCAAAGTTTATCAAGTAAACGAGTCCAAAGTCAATAAAATGTAAGAGTTTGCGACATCCGAGACTAGATCAAACATtagtataaaattttaatcatCTCCCCAACATTAGGCCAAATGCATTAGTTAGAGCAATCAACCAAATACTAAAAAATGTTGAGTTCTGCTGGCGGCCAAGGCTAGCTCTTGAAAATGAAGAGGGAGAAAACCTGATGCTTCTTTTAGCTTTAAAGTAGGAGGTAAACTTTCTCACATTTTACTCAGAATTTGTTcagttttttctctctttgtttttggtatgATTGTTGTTTAGTATTGTTCACTCAGAATTTTGTTCAGTTTGTTAATAACTTGGGCATATCCTGCTGGATATGAATGGTGTTCTACATCATTTGCTGTCAAAGAACCATAAAGATACAAAAGCCATTGGCCAACACATCtcccttttccttctctctcctctctccctctctttcaaaataaaatggcTTCTTCTACTTGATGGGTTTCTCTTGTTAGGAGATTACATAAACCTTGAATTAATATTGATAATTTCACAGTCCAAATATTGGTACTGTTCTTGGTTAGTTAACCCAAATTCTAAATTCACAGTTCCAAATACATGGAGAGACAAGACAACTGAAGCTAAAGAGGAAGTGGAACATAACTGATTAATCTAGTTAAACAAAGTTAGACTTGTAACTATTTATTCCTCATTAAAAAACACACATTGCAGAGAAAACAGATCATTTCTCTTCAAAATCCCCAGTTAGAGAACAGAGCCATTTCTTCTTTACAAATCCAACCATTTCCTCCTTGGCTGAAACTGAAAATATCAGTTTCAATGATCATATTCCTATTCTATTTCTATGTAAACCAGGTAGCTGGAAACCATGTGTAtatgcatattaattttttctttcttagttTCTTCTTTGAGCATCGATTCAACTTTCAGTTAAGAGACACTGGAGGGATGTGGAACACTTTTAACTAAAGATGCTGTTTTAGTTGCTTATTATTTTGGGCTTActttttatgttatgttatttATTAAAGATTCCTCATTTAGAACATGCATTAAGATAAAGGTTTTGAAATCTTATGCATCTGGATAACGAAATTGTTGCAGTTCACCCCCTGGCCTACTGATTGGTTTACATTGATACTTATTAAAACATATGCTTGAACTATTGATCCCTTGATTCTATAGAATTGATCATCTCTCTGGTACATATCAATGAGCCGAAACGCATATGTCAGTATCTCATTTTAGTTATTCCCTCCTTTGCAGGTGCCTGTAGTTACTTTCCATTTCTCCAGTATACACACATATACGTCACCATGAAGCTGCGGGTAGATGTCGTCAGCGCCTATAATCTTTTGCCTACAGATGGGCAAGGCTCATCCAATGCCTTCGTGGAGCTTAACTTTGATGGTCAGAGGCTCCTTACCACCACTATAGAAAAGAATCTTAATCCAGATTGGAATGAAAGCTTCTGCTTCAACATTTTTGATCCTTTGAATTATCACAACCTTACTCTCGATGCATGTGTCTACAGTAGTGCCACAGCTACCTCCTCAAGATCGTTTATTGGAAAGATTAGCCTAACTGGGAATTTATTTTGCTCTTATTCTGATGCTGCTGTTACGCATTACCCTTTGATTAAAAAGCGTCGCCTCTCATGGTCTTCTGTAAGAGGAGAGCTCGGCCTAAAGGTTTATGTTACTGATGACCCATCAATTAGGCCCTCCACCCCAATTGCTGTTGTTGGAGCCCTAGGTACTATGTATCCAAGCGTAGCTCATGGATCGAATCAAGGAGTTTTAAATCCCGTGACGAACACTTCTCCAAATGCAGAAGTTGAGATACCACGTCTCCGTAATCCAAGTCATGGCCACCAACTTTTGCTGGAGTATGCTCCTGCTGATGGGACTGCCAGCGGCGCTATTGTGGAAGCTGGGACAAGGCACAGCTTTCCTCAAATTCCTAATCCAAGCCAACTTCTGCTGGGGTATGCTCCTGCTGATGAGACTGCCAGCACCGCTATTGTGACTTCCAGCACCGCTATTGTGGAAGCTGAGAGAGGGCGCAACTTTCGTCATGCTTCTACTCCTGCTGATGAGACTGCCAGCACCGCGATTGTGACTTCCAGCACCTCTAATGTGGAAGCTGAGGGATCCGAGACCAGGCGCACCTCTCAACGTATTTCTAATTCAAGTAGTAACAGCAGCCAACAATTGAATATGAGtgatgctgctgctgatgaGGCTGCAAGCATCTCTAATACAGAAGATGAGACGGGGCGTACCTCTCAACATAGTTCTAATCAAAGTCGTGATGGCCAAGATTCACATCTGGGGGATGTTGCTGCAGATGAGACTACAAGCACCTCTAATAATTCGGGAGTTGGGACAAGGCCCACCTGTCGTCATCCTCCTAATATAAGTTATGACCGCCAACGCCAACAACATCCTCCAGCTGCTCCAGAAGTTTACGATAATGCATTTAAGTATGAAGCCCATGAATTTTCACTTACAGAGACAAGCCCTAAACTTGGAGGTGGAAGAGTTGCTAGTGGCCGTGTTATTCATGGAGAGAAGACTGCAAGCGCCTATGATCTAGTTGAACAGATGTATTTTTTGTATGTAAGGGTTGTTAAGGCTCGTGATCTTCCTGCCATGGATGTTACAGGAAGGCTTGCTCCATATACTGAGGTACGAGTTGGTGACTATAAATGGTTTACTAACTACTATGAAAAGGAACAAAATCCAGTATGGAATGAGGTTTTTGCCTTTTCAGGGGATCGGCTAAAATCATCTGTCTTAGAAGTCTTGGTTAGGGACAATGATGCGGATAGGGATGATCATGAATTTGTGGGGATTGTAAAATTTGACATCTCTGACGTTCCATTGCGAGTCCCTCCAGAATCTGATAATCCTCTTGCTCCACAATGGTATCGGATTGAAGACAATACAGGGCATAAAGCTAGCGGTGAGCTAATGCTCGCAGTCTGGTTTGGCACCCAAGCAGATGAGGCTTTCCCCGGTGCATGGCATTCTGATAATGCAAGCAGTCATGTTGATATCAGACTACTTACCTCCACAGTGCTAGGCTCAAAGGTCTATCATGCACCAAGGTTGTGGTATTTACGTGTTAATGTTATCGAGGCACACAACCTTAGAAGACAAGAATCGTTTCCCATATGCTTATGTCCAGGTAAAAATAGGAAACCAGGATTCGgtaacacaaaaaattcaggCGCAAAATCTAAACCCCCTTTGGAATGAAGATCTTTTTCTTGTCGCTGCTGAACCCTTTGAAGATCATCTAATCATTTCTGTTTACGATCATGTGTCTCCTACAAAAGATGAAATCATTGGGAGGGTCCCAATAGCGCTGCAATCTGTCGATAGGCGTGCTGATGATAGTATGATCCGTGGCCGATGGTATAAACTGGAAAAGCCAGTGGCTGTGGATCAAAACGAGTcggaaagagaaaaattatCATCCAGCATCCATCTCCGACTTTGTCTAGAGGGAGGATACCATGTCGCCAATGAATCACCTCATTATAACAGTGATTTACGACCCACATCAAAGAAGCTATGGAGGCCATCAATTGGGGTTTTAGAGCTCGGAATCTTGGATGCTGTAGAGCTTCATCCAATGAAAACACGTGATGGAAGGGGCACAACAGATGCATACTGCGTAGCAAAGTATGGTCATAAATGGTTCCGGACAAGAACCATTGTTGGGGAACTGTGTCCAAGATATCATGAACAATACGTATGGGAGGTTTTTGATGTTGCTACGGTTCTTACTGTAGGTGTATTTGACAACAACCTACAGTTTGGGAATGGCTCCAGACACGCGATGATTGGGAAGGTTCGAATTCGTATCTCATCACTGGAAGCAGGCCGTGTGTATACACACACCGATATCCACTGCTGGCTGTTCATCGGTCAGGTGTTAAGAAGATGGGGGAGTTGCATTTGGCAGTTCGATTTTCTTGCACCTCTTTTGTTAAAACGCTTTACTCCTACTCACAGCCGCAGATGCCCAAGATGCACTACTTAAGGCCCATCACGGCGGCGCAGCTTGACAAGTTAAGGATGATTGCTCTTTACCTAGTCAAAGCACAGTTTTCTCGAGCTGATCCTCCACTGACAAGGGAAGTGGTGGAATACATGTGCGATGGGAACTGCCATCTGTGGAGCATACGACGGAGTAGAGCAAATTTCTTTAGGCTAGCGACAGCTTTGTCCGGAGTCATTTCTGCAGGCAAATGGTTTTGGGAAATTTGCATGTGGAAGAATCCCATAATGACAGTTCTTGCCCATGTTTTCTTCCTCATGCTCGTTTGCTTCCCGCAACTAATTCTGCCCACGGCTTTTCTTTGCATGGTTCTATCTGGGTTATGGAACTTCCACTTCCGGGCTAGGTGTCCTCCCCACATTAACATAAAGCTCTCACAACTTGAACTCGTGAACCTTGATGAGCTGGATGAGGAATTCGACACGTATCCAACGAGCCAGAATATGGAGCGGGTGGGAAAGAGGTATGATCGGCTGAGGAGCAATGCTAGTAGCGTTCAGGCTCTAGTGGGTGATATGGCTAGTCTCGCGGAGCGATTTCAGTTGCTGTTAAGCTGGCGAGACCCGCGTGCCACAGTCCTCTTCGTAACATTTTGCATTGCAGTTACCTTTGTGTTGTATGTGACACCATTCACGGCGGTGGCTGCATTAGCAGGGTTGATTGTCATGATGCCTCCCGGATTTCGCCATATGTTGCCGACAGCAGCATTTTTCAACTTCTTCAGCAGGCTGCCTACTAAGACTGATACTATATTTTGAATTAACAGTCTATATATTTTATCTGCAGCCATTCCATTCATTTGCTTTGTACccttgttgttgttgttgttgttgttgtttttattttattttataaatttttggaTACAACAATAGGCTACTCTAAGGGGAAGGGGGCTCAACAAGTACCAATGTGGGCACATGGGTTTTCGAACCGGGGTGCCATGGGGGAAGGGGAAAGTCACCTCCACCGTGGTAGAACCCATTGACGCTTTGTACCCTTGTTAATGCTCGATTAatgctttttttgttttgttttttgttttttgttttttaatatttactatttttagttttatgtgGTTTTGGATCAAATTTAGTATTACAAAGAATACCATACGGATACTACTTAAAATGAATGACTTAGATGATGATAGAGACTTGTAGAGTTGCAATACTTTAAAGATAATAGTAGCAAAGGTACCCGCGCGATGCTGGAGGTTTTAAAACCGTTTGAAATGTGTATAAAGTTATGAAAATATGTAGCAAGTTTAAGTTACAAAATAAAGACTAATAACATGTTTTATATGTAGAAGGATTTTGACCTGTTTAAGTTACAAAATAAAGactaataacatattttaAGTTACAAAATAAAGACTAATAACatgttctctttttccttcttcttcatctttccGTCTGTCTCCATCTATTcctttctctgtctttttaattttttacattTATGTATTTTAGTAAAAGGAGTAGGGGCAAAAAGGGAAGATCAGAAAAGATTAAGTAGAGGGTATTTTTGGCAATTCACTGTgctaaagagaaaaataaactaaaaacaacATTTAAAAAGAGGACATTTTCGTCATTACACTGCTCTTAAGAACAATGTAGGGTGGATTGCTCTAGACTTGCAAACTATAGTTAGTAAAGTTCAGTTAAATTGCTCGTTATTTTTAACCTGCCATGTGTTAGGTGAACGActcattaattatttttaaagctGTAATGTTGAGATATTAAcccaatataaataaaagggcAACTATGCTTATTTGGGTGTATTACACTTGATACATACAGAAACATTTGCagtatttgttaattttcagaAAAGCTCCCTGGGCTATCTATTGCGCATGGGAGCCTTCCCTGCCTCCACccttataaattaaattcacaTGTTTAAGCGAAATAACTAGTTGTTTAGAGAGTAAAATAAGATTTGAATCACAGTTTGCATAGCATATCAATAGAACACTTGAACGGCCAAACTTCGATAAATTTGCAATATCAATCATCAGGTACAAAAGCAAATCTCTAAAATAGAAAGTCATTGCaaaaccattttattttatggaaatTTGAGGTAATATAGCGTGATCATTCTGCGGTCGAGACCCCAATGCCAGATCCTCTATGCATCAGCATCTTTGTCACCTGAAATCACAATAAGTTGTACTAATCAGTATTACTAGGTGAGTTTctcaaaccaaaagaaaaaccacaTAAGTTAACTAgctgaattatttttttagtagCTAGAAATGAGCTCGTTGGTCAAATAGTTAAGAGCATTTCATCTATGTAGTTATAGTCTTGTGTTCGATTCTCCCTCAAATATAGCTTTATATGAAGGGAAACAAAAAGTTGCATATCTAAATCCTCCCTAATTTGGTGCAGCATACAGAGAAATCAATTACAGGTTTGATATTAGCTTCTTGAGTTATTCAAGGATGGAAATGTTGAAGCAACAGAGAgcaaaaaaagtcaaaaaacgaagaaaagaaaagaagaagaaaacacatACCATCCTACGTGGGTCGAAAGCCTATTATCTGAATCCTTTCAGTTAGCTGCAATGATTGCTGGGGAGTGGAGAACGTCATCCCAAAGTTGCCTCTTATTTTTGGCAAACTTTTCAGCTAAGGCTTGTGGCATATCAGTCAACTTCAATTCAAGGAGAGTCTTCAAGTGTTCCAACCCTGTTAGGATCTCCAAATTTTTGCAGGATCTTATCTCCAACTCCCTGAGCTTTTGCATTGCCTTCTCCTCTACATCCCAAACTACTAGATTCACCAGATTCCACAACCTTAAAACTAAAAGCTGAGGAAAGCCATCTGCGAGGCAATGCATCTTTTCACCTATATAAGAATCAGAGTAAAAACATAGTAATTTAAGGTTGGGGAGCCTCCCTAATTTGTGCATTGGATCATCTTTAAGAGAAGAGGCTGACAAAGTAAGGTCAGTGAGGTTTCTGAGGAATTCACATTCAGCTATGGTGGAAGAAGTTAGCTTCCCAAACAAATTTAGGCTGGAGAGATGGTTGAGGTCCTTCAAAGGCATGCACATCAGATCACAGGGTTCTCCCGTTTTCCCAATTGATCTTATTCTTAAAGACTTAAGGTACTTCAGCTTTTTAATCCAGTTTGCTAATGCCTTTTGCTCTTCCTGCCCTAACTGGAATGCCAATCCCAATTTTCTGAGGTTGGTCACCTTGTCCAGCCCATCTTTCAACGGACTATCCTTATCCACAAATAAACCCCATAATGTCCGGAGATTCTGCAAGGAATTACCACCTTGATGATGCTCAAGTCTACTTCGACAATTCTGGTTTAAGTATAGGTTTCGAAGTTCTTGCAGTTTCCATATTGACCTAGGGAGAGTTCGGACAGATGTATGCTTCATATCTAAGGTTTGGAGTTTCACCAATTTACCAATGGATGATGGGATTGATCCAAGGCAAGTCCACCTCAAGCCTAGATACCTCAACTGACGTAATTTTACTAACGTGTCTGGCAATTTAGGTATAAACAGACGTTCAAGATCAAGAACCTGTAGCCTTCGGAAGCCGCCGCCCTTTCTAAGAAAGTTACCCGCTTCTTCTTCTCGAGTATCAAAGGTTAGAATGGAGGGCAAACCTCGATAATCGTTTCGAGAGCTTTTACCAGGAATAGAAGTGGTACTTGGattatttctttcaaaattaaCAATCCACCCTGAACTCTTGTACAACTCGAGCTCTCGTAGACTATAGGGTAAGCAGCATGTCTTGACTGTACCATTAAGCTTTCTTTCGACTACTTGAATCATGTCCCGATTAATCAACTCCGTTAGATACTCATTTGCAACATCTTCAGATTCAGGGGATTCTGGATACACATTTGCAACATCTTCAGATTCAGGGGATTCTGTCTTCTTTTCCACTTTTACCACCCCTTCTGCAATCCACAAAGCGATTAATCTCCTTGCAGGAATTTCGATCTCCATTGGGAAGAGTTTCAAGTAAGATAGGCACTTAAACATATGAAGATCAGATTCGGGAAGGCTCCCTTTTATGGACTCTATGGTAGGGTAAGTTTCTAACATTGGTTTCTCTTTCTGCTTGATCATCCTTTCCAACTCCTCAACATCATTCACAGCATTCCAATATATTAGATATCCAAGGCGTACAATGGCGAGTGGGAAACCCCCACACTTGCCTAAAATTTCCTTTGCTTTCACTTCCTCTTTTGGACGAAAGTGCACCATCTGGTTAAGTAACTTCCAGCTCTCTTCTTTGGTTCGTAGACGAAGGTGGTGGGGAGGACTGCTAATTTCAGGAACCAAATTTGTGTCTCTTATAGTGAGCAGAATTCTGCTTCCACTTGGTGATGCTACTTGAGATTCTACCTCCCGAGCTGCTTCCAACTCTTCCTTTGTCGAGATGTTGTCTAGAATTATAAGATACCTCTCATTATCACGTACCTTTTGGACCCAGGATTCAATGGACTCGCCAGGTAGAGAGACCCATACACGTTGAGGAAAGTGTGTTGCAACATCTGCATGGTTATAGATTTCCTTTGCCAATGTTGTCTTACCTATGCCTTCAATGccgaaaatggaaataaaacGGTGATGTTCGTTGTTGGTTGTCAGTCGTGACACCAGTTCAtgtacatcttcttccaaaccGACCGCTGAGTTTGACTCTTTCATAAACGTAATGTTGTACGCTTTTATGGTCCTTGTAACAAGATTGACAGTATTCTCCATTTGGCCAATTTCCCGCCAAAGCATTGTCTCAGCGTTTGTTCTGAATTGAATCTGCTTTATCCTTACGTTCTTTGAACTTTTCATGAATGTTTGCACGGAGTTCTCTGCACGTTTAACAATATTACTCACTTGTTCCAACCAAGCCATTCTGGAAATATATCTTCTTTCAATCATTTCTGCGTCATCTACAAGTTTATTCATATCGTGCAAATGAGTGCATAGTAATCCCAATTTACCATGTACCTCACGAGATATATCTGGCTTCGCCCTGAGGTAGCTGTGAATCATGCGAGGTACTGGTGAAATAATGCCATCTCGGGATTCATTGACAAACTTTGATGGACCTCTTCTCATAAATCTGAAGCCATATCTCTCCTTCCTCTCCAAAAGTTCTGTGAACCGACTGTCAATGCACCTTATGTCCTCCTTGAGCTTTCTCCGTGCCTTCCAGTTGTCGATAATCGATAGCCACTTAAATTGGTGCTCTGGTTTCTGCAGTAAGAAGCTCTCAATGGCAGGTTGTGCTTGCTTAATGACCTCTTCTATTTCCTCCACCCAAGCCTCTTCAATTTCACTTTCGAAACAAAATTCTTCTATATCTTTCAGAAAGGGATACAGTAACATCAACTGCAGATATATTGAATGTATTTGCTCATCTGGTTCTTGAGTCATCAGATTATTCATCTTCTGTGCAATGGAGAAAGTCAAACGAGCTGATGCTTCAACTTGCCTTTTAGACTCTACCCATTTTTGTTGACGACTGCTTTCATAAATGGGGCTGGGTCTGTCAACAAGGCTTCTCATTTTAGATATCGACCCCTCCAGCGATTCACATATGTTAATCCCACGATCCACCTTCATTTTAATGCGCTCATTTATTTCCTCCTTAAGTTGCTTAGTTTCAGTTATAAGCCATTCTACCTGCTTCACCTTCTCACTGATTGTGCCGAAACATATTCTGTGGATCATGGGGGAGTCTCTTCTCCTCTGTTTCTCAAAGGCTGCCACTAAAGCATTTGCTCTTTTAACTACGGATCTGGTTTTGGCCACCCATTTTGCCTCAACATCTTTTAACCCTTGTATAGTTGCTTCACCAGAGTAAGTGTCTTCATCACAGTAAATCCTTCGATCCAGGATTTGTATTGTTCTGGTATCTATCTGATCCCTTAAACCCGCCACTTTTGCTGCATCCTCTAAAATAGCATTCAGTAACCTCAACTCTCTTCGAATCCACATGATGTCTTCTTCTAAAATGAGAAACGGCACATAGTGGATGTAGAT
It encodes:
- the LOC18783938 gene encoding probable disease resistance RPP8-like protein 2 yields the protein MEFNHAETTGAQSFISTTDDAERPAAPTAQPFRFTYWESTEPPALTIIINDNGLLELLQVVVSIAEAGSPIKPSAFYDSFLKHVRFLVMFAVFLLGRYVSHIPLYLVFFCISVISLLFLYIYIHYVPFLILEEDIMWIRRELRLLNAILEDAAKVAGLRDQIDTRTIQILDRRIYCDEDTYSGEATIQGLKDVEAKWVAKTRSVVKRANALVAAFEKQRRRDSPMIHRICFGTISEKVKQVEWLITETKQLKEEINERIKMKVDRGINICESLEGSISKMRSLVDRPSPIYESSRQQKWVESKRQVEASARLTFSIAQKMNNLMTQEPDEQIHSIYLQLMLLYPFLKDIEEFCFESEIEEAWVEEIEEVIKQAQPAIESFLLQKPEHQFKWLSIIDNWKARRKLKEDIRCIDSRFTELLERKERYGFRFMRRGPSKFVNESRDGIISPVPRMIHSYLRAKPDISREVHGKLGLLCTHLHDMNKLVDDAEMIERRYISRMAWLEQVSNIVKRAENSVQTFMKSSKNVRIKQIQFRTNAETMLWREIGQMENTVNLVTRTIKAYNITFMKESNSAVGLEEDVHELVSRLTTNNEHHRFISIFGIEGIGKTTLAKEIYNHADVATHFPQRVWVSLPGESIESWVQKVRDNERYLIILDNISTKEELEAAREVESQVASPSGSRILLTIRDTNLVPEISSPPHHLRLRTKEESWKLLNQMVHFRPKEEVKAKEILGKCGGFPLAIVRLGYLIYWNAVNDVEELERMIKQKEKPMLETYPTIESIKGSLPESDLHMFKCLSYLKLFPMEIEIPARRLIALWIAEGVVKVEKKTESPESEDVANVYPESPESEDVANEYLTELINRDMIQVVERKLNGTVKTCCLPYSLRELELYKSSGWIVNFERNNPSTTSIPGKSSRNDYRGLPSILTFDTREEEAGNFLRKGGGFRRLQVLDLERLFIPKLPDTLVKLRQLRYLGLRWTCLGSIPSSIGKLVKLQTLDMKHTSVRTLPRSIWKLQELRNLYLNQNCRSRLEHHQGGNSLQNLRTLWGLFVDKDSPLKDGLDKVTNLRKLGLAFQLGQEEQKALANWIKKLKYLKSLRIRSIGKTGEPCDLMCMPLKDLNHLSSLNLFGKLTSSTIAECEFLRNLTDLTLSASSLKDDPMHKLGRLPNLKLLCFYSDSYIGEKMHCLADGFPQLLVLRLWNLVNLVVWDVEEKAMQKLRELEIRSCKNLEILTGLEHLKTLLELKLTDMPQALAEKFAKNKRQLWDDVLHSPAIIAAN